From a single Brassica rapa cultivar Chiifu-401-42 chromosome A01, CAAS_Brap_v3.01, whole genome shotgun sequence genomic region:
- the LOC103857266 gene encoding ABC transporter E family member 2 — protein MADRLTRIAIVSADRCKPKKCRQECKKSCPVVKTGKLCIEVTVGSKVAFISEELCIGCGICVKKCPFEAIQIINLPRDLEKDTTHRYGPNTFKLHRLPVPRPGQVLGLVGTNGIGKSTALKILAGKLKPNLGRFTNPPDWQEILTHFRGSELQNYFTRILEDNLKAIIKPQYVDHIPKAVRGNVGEVLDQKDERNMKAELCADLELNQVIDRDVVNLSGGELQRFAIAVVAIQNAEIYMFDEPSSYLDVKQRLKAAQVVRSLLRPNSYVIVVEHDLSVLDYLSDFICCLYGKPGAYGVVTLPFSVREGINIFLAGFVPTENLRFRDESLTFKVSETPQESAEEIQSYARYKYPTMTKTQGNFRLKVSEGEFTDSQIIVMLGENGTGKTTFIRMLAGLLKPDETEGSDIEIPEFNVSYKPQKISPKFENSVRHLLHQKIRDSYMHPQFVSDVMKPLQIEQLMDQQVVNLSGGELQRVALALCLGKPADIYLIDEPSAYLDSEQRIVASKVIKRFILHAKKTAFVVEHDFIMATYLADRVIVYEGQPSIDCTANCPQSLLTGMNLFLSHLNITFRRDPTNFRPRINKLESTKDREQKSAGSYYYLDD, from the exons ATGGCAGATCGATTGACACGTATTGCTATCGTGAGCGCAGACCGTTGCAAGCCAAAGAAATGTCGCCAAGAGTGTAAGAAGAGCTGTCCTGTGGTCAAGACAG GAAAACTTTGTATTGAGGTCACTGTTGGTTCCAAGGTTGCTTTTATCTCAGAGGAGTTGTGCATCGGTTGCGGTATCTGTGTGAAG AAATGCCCATTTGAAGCTATCCAGATCATCAATCTTCCCCGAGACTTGGAGAAAGATACGACCCATCGTTATGGGCCAAACACTTTCAAGCTGCACAG GCTCCCTGTTCCAAGGCCAGGGCAGGTCTTAGGGTTGGTTGGGACTAATGGTATTGGAAAATCAACTGCTCTGAAGATTTTGGCTGGAAAGCTCAAACCAAACTTGGGCCGGTTCACT AATCCTCCAGACTGGCAAGAGATCTTGACTCACTTCCGTGGGTCAGAACTTCAAAACTACTTCACCCGTATTCTGGAAGATAATCTCAAG GCCATCATTAAGCCACAATATGTTGACCACATCCCGAAAGCTGTTCGAGGCAATGTTGGAGAGGTCCTAGACCAGAAGGACGAGAGAAACATGAAGGCGGAGCTGTGTGCTGATCTGGAGCTGAACCAGGTCATTGATCGTGACGTTGTGAATCTATCTGGTGGTGAGCTCCAGAGGTTTGCTATCGCTGTTGTTGCCATACAAAACGCTGAGATCTACATGTTTGATGAGCCTTCTAGTTACCTTGATGTTAAGCAAAGACTCAAAGCTGCTCAAGTTGTTCGTTCCCTCCTCAGGCCTAATAG CTACGTCATTGTGGTGGAGCATGATCTCAGTGTTCTTGACTACTTGTCGGATTTCATTTGCTGTCTGTATGGGAAACCAGGAGCCTATGGTGTGGTGACTCTCCCTTTCTCTGTCAGAGAAGGAATCAACATTTTCTTGGCTGGCTTTGTCCCCACTGAGAATTTACGTTTTAGAGATGAATCACTTACCTTCAAG GTTTCTGAGACTCCACAAGAAAGTGCTGAGGAGATACAGTCGTACGCTAGGTACAAGTACCCAACCATGACCAAAACGCAAGGAAACTTCAGGTTGAAAGTCTCCGAAGGTGAATTCACCGACTCTCAGATTATTGTAATGCTTGGGGAGAATGGTACAGGGAAGACAACGTTCATCCGGATGCTG GCGGGTTTGTTGAAACCTGACGAGACGGAAGGATCAGACATAGAGATTCCAGAGTTCAATGTTTCTTACAAGCCGCAAAAGATCAGTCCCAAGTTTGAGAACTCAGTTAGACACTTGCTGCATCAGAAGATTCGGGATTCTTACATGCACCCTCAGTTTGTGTCAGACGTGATGAAGCCGCTGCAGATTGAGCAGCTGATGGATCAACAAGTTGTTAATCTCTCAGGAGGAGAGTTGCAAAGAGTTGCATTAGCCCTGTGCCTCGGAAAG CCTGCGGACATATACCTGATTGATGAGCCAAGTGCGTATCTCGATTCAGAGCAGCGTATTGTGGCTTCTAAAGTCATCAAGCGGTTCATTCTCCATGCGAAGAAAACCGCATTTGTAGTTGAGCATGACTTTATAATGGCGACCTATCTGGCAGACCGAGTCATCGTCTATGAAGGACAACCATCCATTGATTGTACTGCAAATTGTCCTCAGTCACTGCTCACTGGGATGAATCTCTTCTTATCC CATCTGAACATCACCTTCAGAAGGGATCCCACCAACTTCAGACCAAGGATCAACAAATTAGAGTCGACTAAAGACAGGGAGCAAAAGTCTGCTGGCTCATACTACTACTTGGATGATTAA